CAAGTCATTTATTATGATGTTGTTGCTCTTTGAATGTCTTCTAATCTCTTCCAGTATGGTGACGTTTCTGCatctacaaattaaaaaaagctttcaaataagcacagatgaTAAGTTTAACATGTTGAGCATTGATTTTTGGCATCTTCATTGTGATTACTGGTACTACTACTCGGTACTTGTTTGTatctattttttgtattttcgtCTTAAAGAGAGATCCTCAGTTGCTTTATCTTGGGGTTTTGGTGTGGATCTGTTCCTCATTGGAGAGCTATGGTTAGAGGGAGTTATGTGATGCCAACTGTGAATCCCCTGTGGCTtttataaataacatttaaaaggtATTACTTTTTGTAATGGTTTATTAAGTGATATTTTGACGAAAAATTCTTTCTCCACCACGTCACATCACGTCATGTCACATGAAGGAAAACGGGTAAATGCCAGTTACCACATGACTCTGACAGCGCTTTTAGTCAGCTTTACAGAACTGAAAGTAGACTTTTATGAAGTGGTTTCCACACTACTGAAGATTCACTTCCCAAATAAAGTCAGATAAATTCTGAGCTGCGAATGTATCACTCCCATTTTGGTAGAACGGGTCCTGGAGCGAGGCTTGGAAATCATCTTGACTTCTAAAACTTCTGGATCTCATGGCATATTTTACAGCCATGTTTGGTGCTGCAATTCTTTTGGGATTCATCAACCTTTTAATGGCAAAAGAAGATACGTGTGATCTCTATGCCACTCCTGGGCAGAGTCTGACTCTGCCGCTTGCATATGAACGACTGACAAACTCTCATATCCTGAGATGGGTTCATAACAATACAGTCATTTTCTACAGGCAAGGGAAAGTGTCAACTGGAAAACCAGAGGACATTACTTCAAATGGATCACTCGTGCTTAAGAAAATTCTGTTTTCAAGTCAAGGGATTTACAAAGGACATGTACTGCATCCCAATAATGCATCTGCTAAAACATGGACTGGGCGCCTCTGCGTGCTGGACAAAGTATCAAAACCTCAGCTCAGTTATTCTTGTGACTTCAGCTCTATGGCTGTTAATCTTAATTGCCATGTTACTAAACCTGAGGGTTTGGTGTTTTCATGGACGCTTGATAAGGAGACAttaaaaagtgaaacaaaacaaacactgagcATATCTTTTATCGATCTGAAAGCTGAGAGAAGTTTCACGTGTGATGTGGCAAACAAAATCAGCAAGGCGAGTAGCGACAAGGTTCGGCCGACTTGTCCACCTTTACTTTCTTTTAAACGTCAAACTGTAATGGCAGTGctagcaggaggaggaggtctgATTCTTTTTCTGCTCTTCGTTATCGTTGGATTGTGCTGTTTACTCAGACGCAACAAAAGCCAAACGAGTCCCAGGGATAAAGGCGAACTGAGGATGCTTTCTCTACAGAAGCAGGAGACTCACTCTGTAAGCCCAGAACACAAGAATAACCACCCAACAGAGGTTGTCACTCCACCGCTGATACCTCAGCCTTCACCAAGAACATATTACCAGAATGTTCCTCAGCTTGAAGTTCAGACTGAAAACAGCCCTTCACTCATGTATGACGTTCCTGACAGACCACAGCCTTCACCTGTACCGAAACCAAGGACCAGGAACCTCCAACAAGTAAACACCTGACATCACAATGAGTTTTTGGAGTGGTGACCAAAAATAGTGTTTGTGGAAAATGTCCTTATTATCTTTGCCCACCCTCGTTCTTACTATTTGGTTTTGCAGGTCTTTAAGCTAAAacttaaaataacaaaatatttatttccttttcaaTTCAATGTTATGTGATTAAATCAACGTGTCATTACTGACAGTCTTAGCTGTTATATCACGAATGATCTAATTCCAGAGGTAATTCAGTCTGACGATGTAAGCAACTAGTCATAATTGATATCATAGAAATGATGCATAATGCTTGTAATATTCTGTAATTCTCCTGCTGTTAGGCACTCTCACGAAAAGGTACTTCAAGCTTACTAAAtcattttagaatttttttttttagatttatcAAACAGAAGTGAACTGTTGGGACTTACACggtatttatgtatgtatttttcTTTAGCAACGCAGGAATAGCAACTGTTCTATTAATAGATCTAGGACAAAAGTGGTTTATATCAGCATTAGGCTACACAGACAGTAACTACTAGCATAAATTCATCCACTGGTTTTATCTTTGAAATGAGGAGAACATTGCCAAAAGCTGTGGCAtgagatttattattattaggctTTCAACAAGAGGAATGACCTCTTCTGTCAAAGAAATGACCAGTCACCATTTGACCTACTTCTGAAatcgtttaaaaaaataaaaaggatacCCCACTTGCACAACACTATTACATGAAAGCAGatggattttctgttacatgTAAACATAATGTGCGCTTACAAACTGTATGTgttgtttgaaataaataaagttgtcaAAATGATCTTTGCATGGAAAACTACACTAAACAGCTTATCTGTGTCAAACACAGCCCTTTGTCCCAGCTTCTTACATGTCAGCATTCTTGCACTTATTAAAATTTGCTTGCTTGCAAGAAGTTattaaagggagaaaaaaatcaatagaGAAATGGATTAGCTAAGGCAAATATCTATTATCTCCAACGGGTAAATGGTAATCCACACATGAAAGTGTTTGCTGTCTCGCCTAATGCTGTGTGACAGCCACATAATGGAATCCCCCTGAGCGTCACTGCCTAAAACTTACAAACCAATGTCATCTTTTGTCAGGTCCCGCTCCACTCCTGCTTTCTATACATGGCAAAAAAATTTCAGTCCAGCTGAATTTGCTCGTAAAGCTGGTATCTGCTCCTAGAACAATGCCCCTTTTTTCTCCATTTCCCAAGAAACACTGAGTCTTGGCTGGCAACTCGCCACATTCAGTCACCAGCTTAAACCGTGCACAACATACATAGATGGAGATGAACAtctcatacagtggggcaaaaaagtatttagtcagccaccgattgtgcaagttcccccacctaaaatgatgacagaggtcagtaatttgcaccagaggtacacttcaactgtgagagacagaatgtgaaaaaaaaatccatgaatccacatggtaggatttgtaaagaatttattcgtaaatcagggtggaaaataagtatttggtcaataacaaaaatacaactcaatactttgtaacataacctttgttggcaataacagaggtcaaacatttactataggtctttaccaggtttgcacacacagtagctggtattttggcccattcctccatgcagatcttctcgagagcagtgatgttttggggctgtcgccgagcaacacggactttcaactcccgccacagattttctatggggttgaggtctggagactggctaggccactccaggactttcaaatgcttcttacggagccactcctttgttgcccgggcggtgtgttttggatcattgtcatgttggaagacccagcctcgtttcatcttcaaagttctcactgatggaaggaggttttggctcaaaatctcacgatacatggccccattcattctgtccttaacacggatcagtcgtcctgtccccttggcagaaaaacagccccatagcatgatgtttccacccccatgcttcacagtaggtatggtgttcttgggatgcaactcagtattcttcttcctccaaacacgacgagttgagtttataccaaaaagttctactttggtttcatctgaccacatgacattctcccaaccctctgctgtatcatccatgtgctctctggcaaacttcagacgggcctggacatgcactggcttcagcagcggaacacgtctggcactgcgggatttgattccctgccgttgtagtgtgttactgatggtgacctttgttactttggtcccagctctctgcaggtcattcaccaggtccccccgtgtggttctgggatctttgctcaccgttctcatgatcattttgaccccacgggatgagatcttgcgtggagccccagatcgagggagattatcagtggtcttgtatgtcttccattttctgatgattgctcccacagttgattttttcacaccaagctgcttgcctattgtagattcactcttcccagtctggtgcaggtctacaatacttttcctggtgtccttcgaaagctctttggtcttggccatggcggagtttggagtctgactgtttgaggctgtggacaggtgtcttttatacagatgatgagttcaaacaggtgccgttcatacaggtaacgagtgggggacagaaaagcttctcacagaagacgttacaggtctgtgagagccagagattttccttgtttgaggtgaccaaatacttattttccaccctaatttacgaataaattctttacaaatcctaccatgtgaattcatggatttttttttcacattctgtctctcacagttgaagtgtacctctggtgcaaattactgacctctgtcatcattttaagtgggggaacttgcacaatcggtggctgactaaatactttttcgCCCCACTGTATGTCTATTCCAGGTCTACCCTAGAAGTGGAAGGGAAATACGTCTACTGTAAATTATGCTTAATCAGTGGTTCTTGGAGTCTAGAGGATACACTGTTTTGatcttggtgtgtgtgtgtccaggaaAAGGGTCAATTACCCTTGGAAAGTATCGTGTCAAATCATTTCTCTTGTTATCGGGGGCTGCCAAGTCTAAGGAAATCAGAACATCAAAAGTCAGCCAGTGCAATGGCGTTTTTCATcagatttttctgaaaacacaaacattagcCTTCTGTTACCATTTTCTCTCACTTTGACCTCCGTCCATTACTGACACGTAAAGTATACAACACATCGAGCGAGCTGAAATCACAGTCTTTCAAATCAAGCTCCAATTTATTGAAAAGGAAACATGGCCAATTActcttagaaaaaaaaccctcaaagttGCTCACTGCCTTTAAAAATCATTCATCGTGTAAAGTAAGTAGAAACTGTAGTTCGTGGTCTTGCTGTATACATAAGAGAAAAGTGCTGTTAAATTCTTTATTCGAATGTCTCATTAAAAATCAGATTTACAGAATCTGTCAGCGCACCAGTCCTATTGATGTTATTCTTCTCCATCTGTGCACCTCACACTTTCGCTCCCCCACGCAGCACATGCAGTCTGCTGGCTGTCTCTGCACAGTCTGTGGGTGAGTGCAACACAATCTTACAAACTTGCTGAGAGATCTGGCagaactgattttatttttctatgaaaGTAGAATACTTTCCAGACTTCAGCAAGCTCAAATACACTGCATGTCAAAGAACTACTCAGTGTGCACTGTGTTTCTAACCAGCTCTGACATTTCTCGCTAAAAGATTATGTCTTTAAAGGGAAATTAACCTTTTCATCTGAATATGATGTTGGCTGCATTAAGCAATAATCCTTCACTGGTTTGCACCAGGTGGTGTGTGGCTCCTTGCAACATTCTTGTAAAAACTAGTTAGAAAAACGTGTCTTAATCATTTTGGTTACCTGAAAACTAAAGAATGTTTTAAGAAGAAAGACTTCTGCAAGTTTCAGGAGGCTGTCTAATCAAAGGCAATTCACAAATCACTGTAGCATGACAAAATTCCAAAAACAACTTGTCATTGGACGCAAAATAGTTCACAGACACGCATAAAggtctagtttttttttctttttggtgaaTTTGGGCTATAGGTtagataaaacaaaataaaacactggcACTAGCACTGCATAGCATCCCCTTGTCTTTTAACAACAGTCCTTAACACCTGAGTTTGGAGTTCAGGTGTTTGATTTCGTTGGAGAGGAATGTTGTCCCATTCTTGtctgcagtgttggtcaagttacttgaaaaaagtaatcagtaactaattactgattacttccccccaaaagtaatcctgttactttactgattacttattttcaaaagtaattaattacttagttactttttaaaaacacgatttacaacctgaataggtgataaagcgatagatctttcagcccaattctactttttctgcataatccatcatacaaaatgtaatcaaatggaaaagtctctttttaaaacttgttttatcagttttaatcttttaactttatgcatcaagcaaaaattaaattatatgcaacattctctgactggaagaaatttgtttaacatttaaacctattttctgcacattccagcacataaaataaaaacatttttgtgtttacactcactctttcaaataaatgcaagtgaaacacagcagaaaataaataaaatcaaagactcagcggtcctgttgctctattttcacctgtatagcaggcggaggtttgccctggtgcaggtgtgccgcagcggtcagttgaagaatccgcgagtttgtctgtgaatttcccattacgtggtagcgcactcTGCAGTCTgcgtactcggtgcttgctcggaagttaaGGGTTTTTTCGCtgcaaaaagaagttttcttcccacgcagtgaacagcagaCGCTaatcagtacttccacgctttaacgctgcacgctcatactctctgccgcactcgatatattatccgttgttgatctgcacacagctgttgccacgaacgtcgcactcgcttacgtcattgtcatgaaaaaaaaatcacggttttagtaacgcagtaatgcatcgtgcttacaggaaagtaacagtaatctaattaccttttttgcaatagtaatcccttactttactcgttgctttaaaaaagtaatcggattacgtgttactgcccatctctgcttgtCTGATATAGGATTCTCACTGTTTTGGGTCTTCTTTGTtgtaattttcacttcatgcaGCCGTGCTGTTGTAATAGTTGCAGTATGGTGTttagcattgtcttgctgaaataagcAAGGTCATCACCGAAAAAGATCTGGATGAGAACATTTTGGTCTAAAATTTGCACAAACCTTTCAGCGTTGATAATTTCATAGTCACTAATGCACCACCATACTGTACaatcagagatgcaggcttttgaGATGAGCGCTGACAACATGGCAAATGGTCCTTGTCCTTTTTAATGATTTCTGGAAGATTTCCTGAGCCTGAGGATCATTATTCTAAAACTGTCACACAATTTTTGTAGACTGGTGAATCATGtttacttctgagaaactctgCCTCTCTAAGATGTTCTTGTTATTCCCGgtc
The Maylandia zebra isolate NMK-2024a linkage group LG7, Mzebra_GT3a, whole genome shotgun sequence DNA segment above includes these coding regions:
- the LOC101481879 gene encoding uncharacterized protein LOC101481879; amino-acid sequence: MAYFTAMFGAAILLGFINLLMAKEDTCDLYATPGQSLTLPLAYERLTNSHILRWVHNNTVIFYRQGKVSTGKPEDITSNGSLVLKKILFSSQGIYKGHVLHPNNASAKTWTGRLCVLDKVSKPQLSYSCDFSSMAVNLNCHVTKPEGLVFSWTLDKETLKSETKQTLSISFIDLKAERSFTCDVANKISKASSDKVRPTCPPLLSFKRQTVMAVLAGGGGLILFLLFVIVGLCCLLRRNKSQTSPRDKGELRMLSLQKQETHSVSPEHKNNHPTEVVTPPLIPQPSPRTYYQNVPQLEVQTENSPSLMYDVPDRPQPSPVPKPRTRNLQQVNT